ggcTGTTGGATTATTTCGTTTGAGCGTCAATAATTTGTTCATATTTTTCCCTTTTTAATTAAGTCAATTGTTAAAATTTGGTTTATAAAATTTCTCACTCTCACAAATTATTATGTTTTTTCATATTGCTTAACTATGAccatttaatttttctttttttttttttttttttttttttacctctctctctttttgTGTTGTTGCGTACCAAATTGGGATTGTGTTGCACATTGTTCTCTCTCTCTAACTTACCTTTACATATAGCCTGCACATAGTCAAGTAGTTTAGGTTGATTGATAGATTCTGGGTGCGTGtatcaacaacagaaaaaaaaaagaagaatcaatTGGCGACAATTTGATACAGAAACAGAAATTAACATCTATACCCCAACTCACAAATGTTGTTGTCCATAGACCCCCCCTCAATTACCCTCCCTCCAATATAGAGCTCTCACACTTTAATGTAGCACAACgtatatagatatataaaCACATAAAGGACAGTTTTATAAAGCCCTATGTTCTTTTAATATAGTCATTATAGACACCTCTAAACACTCTAGCAGCTGAATGCCTTCCAGTATAAAAAGGGGCCAATCCAATCACAATTAATGTGGTATATAACCAAATCAATCCAACAGTCACATAACCCTTAAAGTAAGCACCAGTAAATATCCAGTCTTGATATAACGACATTGGCCAGATTACCCAAGTAATGAGTAGAACAAATATTGAAGCACCAGTTGCGATCTTTATCCAAAAATCTAGCTCTTTATCGGTCAATTGAGAAGTCAACTTTTGTTGGTATTGCTCCAAGCTAGACGCTTCATCAGATTCAAAAAAGATGTCAACTTGAGCCTGTTTCTCTTTGTTCAAATAATCTTCCTTATTCTTAGTTCCATTATTCGGACTACtaccttcttcttcctcaattaacaaatcagcagttttcaatttatcccAATCAAACTCTTCAGGTTTAATTAGCGATATAGTAATACTCAATATTCCTGGCAACATCATACTTGTCAAGGAACCATATAATGCTGGTAATTGACCACCTGTCGATTCAATTGTGATCTCGCCATAAAAGTGATACGCTGTGGAAACCCAGACAACCAAACCGGCTACAAACCCAACAAGAGGAGAAATAAGAGCAGCCCAGTACGTCTGTCCATTCCAAGTAACTGTAAATATCAATGGAAGAATACCAGGACAGATCATCATTGGCGTGAAATACCCAAACCATGTCATGCGTACACCCACATAATGTAACATAACACTAAAACCAGCAATACCGAATCCAAACACAACACAAGTGATATGCGAAACTTTAATCATGGACTTGTTTTGCGCATTGGGATTCATGTATCTCTTGTAAATATCAAAGGAAACAATCGACGACACAGAAACCATTTGAGCGGAAACAGTTGACGTGACTGCTAAatacaaaatcaataataatgccCCTAAACCTCCGTTCCCCAAAATTGCTTTCAACACAAAAGGCAAAACAAATCCagaatcaatttcttcctGGGCCATCTTTCGAGGATAGGTTGGAAATGATGGATCACTCTCGAGAAAATGCAGAGctccaccaataataacacCAATTGGCCACACATtggaaaatattaaaaatgcCGTTAAAAGATAAGCTGGAACTGTAGCTCTAGGACTGGCTGAAAATGTTTTCTGCCAAAATGAAGAGTCCATAACCGTCAATCCAAAATTACAAATAGTTAAAATTAAACCAAACACCACTGACCCCTGTGACTTTCCTGTGAG
This is a stretch of genomic DNA from Candida dubliniensis CD36 chromosome 1, complete sequence. It encodes these proteins:
- a CDS encoding urea (active) transporter, putative (Similar to S. cerevisiae DUR3;~Similar to C. albicans DUR33;~Similar to C. albicans DUR32), encoding MVEDTVHLLNQAAGYGVLVGVGAVFAGGMILTTFLLQKYLHENANSTETFSVANRSVGTFLSASAVYSSWSWATEFLLVTSMTYNYGIQAGFYFGAGLAVQIAVMSVLGIHAKKKIPTAHTSLEAVQLRYGNAAHLLYLVLSLICNICSCSSMILACAANISIIAGNLHIVASTMLIPFGVLLYTVVGGLKATFLTDFVHTTVLLIVLCYINTAVLTSEQVGGLNGLYDKIVEVSTTKYIEGNYNGAILTGKSQGSVVFGLILTICNFGLTVMDSSFWQKTFSASPRATVPAYLLTAFLIFSNVWPIGVIIGGASHFLESDPSFPTYPRKMAQEEIDSGFVLPFVLKAILGNGGLGALLLILYLAVTSTVSAQMVSVSSIVSFDIYKRYMNPNAQNKSMIKVSHITCVVFGFGIAGFSVMLHYVGVRMTWFGYFTPMMICPGILPLIFTVTWNGQTYWAALISPLVGFVAGLVVWVSTAYHFYGEITIESTGGQLPALYGSLTSMMLPGILSITISLIKPEEFDWDKLKTADLLIEEEEGSSPNNGTKNKEDYLNKEKQAQVDIFFESDEASSLEQYQQKLTSQLTDKELDFWIKIATGASIFVLLITWVIWPMSLYQDWIFTGAYFKGYVTVGLIWLYTTLIVIGLAPFYTGRHSAARVFRGVYNDYIKRT